The following are encoded in a window of Arctopsyche grandis isolate Sample6627 chromosome 2, ASM5162203v2, whole genome shotgun sequence genomic DNA:
- the LOC143922564 gene encoding uncharacterized protein LOC143922564: MRVFLLVVVLAVAVHGQYQYKTPSNQFQDGNTLQNQYALTNSGFNSGSTGSLKSGTFGSQQTVSYKPRVETGNNFGGSFASGSNLDASLSSAGYDSSSFASPASGQALPSTSFGASFTGSSQSSGGGFNSGYDSAGIGSSGSSNQGFSSFGGSSGSSGVKGGSSNVGKYSTSGGSSNTGFASGGNFGSSSGGNFGSSSGSNFGSSSGNNLGSRSGSSLGERFGSQTGGFQSNKFASQGSGFSGGSSKYNSYNIQTAEPKVFKHFYYHSAPEEPEEPAFRETIYQQPETHYKIIFIKVAQPKVSAPAVHLQQQHEEKTIVYVLVSNPEDMAKLNIPELPVKEQSKPEVFFIKYKSEKEAQEVAEKLANQGLQSGLMGSSSLSGSGGSFDASSLFGATGSSGNFGSSSGLTNKFGSTGSSGSSGTSGSFGVTGTSGSTGSGSKLGSTGTSFGTSGSKFSSTGTSFGASGSTGSGSTLGSAGTSFGASGSTRSGSKFGSTGTSFGSSGSSGSGSKLGSTGTSFGSSGSFGSTGSGTSFGSSGSSGSGSKLGSTGTSSGSSGSFGSTGSGTSSGSGSKLGSTGTSSGSSGSFGSTGSGTSFGSSGSSGSGSKRGSTGTSSGSSGSFGSTGSGTSSGSGSKLGSTGTSSGSSGSFGSTGSGTSFGSSGSSGSGSKRGSTGTSFGSSGSFGSTGSGTSSGSSGSSGSGSKLGSTGTSFGSSGSFRSTGSGSGSFGSDGFGASSSHKDQTIQSINYSTDDKTEQGFDEYGLPKQ, encoded by the exons ATGAGGGTGTTTTTG CTGGTGGTAGTGTTGGCCGTCGCCGTTCACGGTCAATATCAATACAAAACCCCATCTAATCAATTTCAAGATGGAAATACTCTGCAAAATCAGTACGCGCTGACCAACTCGGGATTCAATTCCGGCTCCACCGGATCGTTGAAGAGCGGAACATTCGGATCGCAGCAAACGGTCTCGTACAAGCCCAGGGTTGAAACCGGGAACAATTTCGGTGGATCTTTCGCCAGTGGTTCCAACTTGGACGCTAGTTTGAGTAGCGCTGGATATGACTCCTCATCCTTTGCTAGCCCTGCCAGTGGACAAGCACTTCCCAGCACCAGTTTTGGAGCATCTTTCACCGGATCATCACAATCCAGTGGAGGTGGATTCAATTCCGGATATGATTCTGCTGGAATCGGTAGTTCTGGAAGCTCTAACCAAGGTTTCAGTTCCTTTGGAGGTTCTTCTGGTTCGAGTGGTGTCAAGGGTGGTTCTTCAAACGTTGGTAAATATTCAACTAGCGGCGGCTCATCAAATACAGGCTTTGCTAGTGGAGGCAATTTTGGTTCTAGTTCCGGAGGCAATTTTGGTTCCAGTTCCGGAAGCAATTTTGGTTCCAGTTCCGGAAATAATCTTGGTTCCCGTTCCGGAAGTAGTCTCGGTGAAAGATTCGGCTCTCAAACTGGAGGATTCCAATCCAACAAGTTTGCTTCTCAAGGCTCTGGATTCAGCGGTGGAAgttcaaaatataattcttaCAACATCCAAACGGCCGAACCTAAAGTTTTCAAACACTTTTACTACCACAGCGCTCCTGAAGAACCCGAAGAGCCAGCGTTCCGTGAAACCATCTATCAACAACCGGAAACCCACTACAAAATCATTTTCATCAAAGTAGCACAACCCAAGGTCTCTGCACCAGCTGTCCATTTGCAACAACAACATGAAGAAAAGACAATTGTCTACGTATTGGTAAGCAATCCGGAAGACATGGCCAAGTTGAACATCCCTGAACTTCCAGTCAAGGAGCAAAGCAAACCTGAAGTATTCTTCATCAAATATAAGTCTGAAAAGGAAGCTCAAGAGGTCGCCGAAAAGTTGGCAAACCAAGGATTGCAATCGGGATTGATGGGATCTTCATCATTGTCCGGATCTGGTGGTTCGTTCGACGCTTCTAGTCTCTTCGGAGCGACCGGATCGTCCGGCAATTTCGGTTCATCATCGGGATTGACCAACAAATTTGGATCCACCGGATCATCTGGTTCATCCGGAACATCTGGAAGTTTCGGTGTGACTGGCACATCTGGTTCAACAGGATCTGGCAGCAAGCTCGGTTCAACCGGCACATCTTTTGGAACATCCGGTAGCAAGTTCAGCTCAACCGGAACATCTTTCGGAGCATCTGGTTCGACAGGATCCGGTAGCACACTCGGTTCAGCCGGCACATCTTTCGGAGCGTCCGGTTCGACAAGATCCGGTAGCAAGTTTGGTTCAACCGGAACATCCTTCGGATCTTCAGGATCATCAGGATCCGGTAGCAAACTTGGTTCAACCGGTACGTCTTTCGGATCATCCGGTTCTTTCGGTTCAACCGGATCTGGAACATCCTTCGGATCTTCAGGTTCATCAGGATCCGGTAGCAAACTTGGTTCAACCGGTACGTCTTCCGGATCATCCGGTTCTTTCGGTTCAACCGGATCTGGAACATCCTCCGGATCCGGTAGCAAACTCGGTTCAACCGGTACATCTTCCGGATCGTCTGGTTCGTTTGGTTCGACCGGATCCGGAACATCCTTTGGATCTTCAGGATCATCAGGATCCGGTAGCAAACGTGGTTCAACCGGTACGTCTTCCGGATCATCCGGTTCTTTCGGTTCAACCGGATCTGGAACATCCTCCGGATCCGGTAGCAAACTCGGTTCAACCGGTACATCTTCCGGATCGTCTGGTTCGTTTGGTTCGACCGGATCCGGAACATCCTTCGGATCTTCAGGATCATCAGGATCCGGTAGCAAACGTGGTTCAACCGGTACGTCTTTCGGATCATCCGGTTCTTTCGGTTCAACTGGATCTGGAACATCCTCCGGATCTTCAGGTTCATCAGGATCCGGTAGCAAACTCGGTTCAACCGGTACATCTTTTGGATCATCCGGTTCGTTCCGTTCGACCGGATCCGGATCTGGATCATTCGGTTCCGATGGCTTCGGCGCTTCCAGTTCACACAAAGATCAAACCATCCAATCAATCAACTACTCAACAGACGATAAGACCGAACAAGGATTCGACGAGTATGGACTTCCCAAacaataa